From Clavelina lepadiformis chromosome 9, kaClaLepa1.1, whole genome shotgun sequence, the proteins below share one genomic window:
- the LOC143470891 gene encoding uncharacterized protein LOC143470891, which produces MMHMPITQNFVKTLATKAYRQGNRHQVEKLNSIIHYGIETENLFRKKKNADNVIVASHQRTHLQLPSFKLLENDKWLDSKILYNILKQKKAQTSNLCALDAFTEDISKYQAIIGPCNTQQNHWNSMEAYRRIQ; this is translated from the exons ATGATGCATATGCCGATTACacagaattttgtgaaaacgcTTGCAACAAAGGCATACAG ACAAGGTAATCGTCATCAGGTCGAAAAACTGAATTCCATCATACATTATGGCATTGAAACGGAAAACCTTTTCCGAAAGAAGAAGAACGCGGATAATGTGATTGTTGCATCTCACCAACGTACGCATTTACAGTTACCTTCATTCAAGCTATTGGAAAACGATAAATGGCTTGATAGTAAA ATTTTATACAACATcttgaaacagaaaaaagctCAGACAAGTAACTTATGTGCCCTCGATGCATTTACG GAAGACATATCGAAATATCAAGCTATAATTGGTCCTTGCAATACGCAGCAAAATCATTGGAATTCAATGGAAGCCTATAGAAGAATTcaataa